One region of Algihabitans albus genomic DNA includes:
- a CDS encoding fumarylacetoacetate hydrolase family protein, with amino-acid sequence MTEVDLNEYIFHPAPVVSLPVRGLAERFPVHRIFCVGRNYADHAREMGHDPDREPPFFFTKPPEAVVPPGAALPYPSATRDLHHEVELVVALAGGGRNLTTDSALDLVYGYAVGVDLTRRDLQAEAKKLGRPWDSAKAFAGSAPCSEIVPVERIGHPTKGRIALSVGGQLRQDGDLAQMIWKTPEILTELSKLWTLAPGDLIFTGTPAGVGPLQVGAQIACEIESVGRLDATLLGSGGASD; translated from the coding sequence ATGACCGAAGTCGACTTGAACGAATACATCTTCCACCCGGCGCCAGTGGTCAGTCTGCCCGTGCGCGGCCTGGCCGAGCGCTTCCCGGTGCATCGCATCTTCTGCGTCGGCCGGAACTACGCGGACCATGCCCGCGAGATGGGGCACGACCCGGATCGCGAACCGCCCTTCTTCTTCACCAAGCCGCCAGAGGCCGTGGTGCCGCCCGGCGCTGCCCTGCCCTATCCGTCGGCAACCCGGGATCTGCACCACGAAGTCGAACTGGTGGTGGCTCTCGCCGGGGGCGGCCGGAACCTCACGACGGACAGCGCGCTCGACCTGGTTTACGGCTATGCCGTCGGCGTCGACCTGACCCGCCGCGACCTGCAAGCCGAGGCGAAAAAGCTGGGGCGCCCCTGGGACTCGGCCAAGGCCTTCGCCGGCTCGGCCCCCTGCTCCGAGATCGTACCGGTGGAGCGGATCGGCCATCCAACGAAGGGTCGCATCGCGCTCTCGGTCGGCGGTCAGCTTCGGCAGGACGGCGACCTCGCTCAGATGATCTGGAAGACTCCCGAGATCCTGACCGAGCTTTCCAAACTTTGGACCCTGGCGCCGGGCGATCTGATTTTCACTGGGACCCCAGCCGGGGTCGGGCCGCTGCAGGTAGGGGCGCAGATCGCCTGCGAAATTGAGAGTGTCGGACGGCTGGACGCAACCTTGCTCGGATCCGGCGGCGCCAGCGACTAG
- a CDS encoding alkaline phosphatase family protein: MSWEDDKQASAADALRPAQAWRRSSWIRIFVVVAALAAVAQTPLLLGMPYWALSLPLEPLIAALILLALPPERARWLVLPLAGLLTLGWLVLAMERTAWQVLGRPLKIWLDLQLIQPALELIGGSMTPGIALLVGVVLLTLPPTLFWLFILLCRRLAEVRAPRLAIAGTAMALTGMAAAPQVPQLTVNFLYDAVSSQIDRTLRVAEERPLFQALLAEDPLAGLLAASPTVGLLPGMANADVVLVFVESYGEAALFDPRYAGRIGGTLAEIERDLDSAGLMQASGWLKSPTIGGQSWLAHASLMSGLWIDTQDRWDLLVASERRLLTHLFSAAGYDTALVMPAIVRAWPEAEFFEFDRTYFNDDMGYAGPPYAWVTMPDQYTLSALERDILAGQDPSRTARPPVFAQVALISSHAPWTPIPPVIDDWSRIADGALFAEWSEPPIPPQELWLDGEAVRAAYLEALDYVLRTLGSWLQQPWERPRLVLIVGDHEAGAIVSRRHTEGAGRKAGSGPETGSVVPLHAISDRPDLVLRLLQAGLAEGLLPPVRQNDSLPLPMSEFRNLLLETFAAPLDDGSVGS, translated from the coding sequence GTGAGTTGGGAAGACGACAAACAAGCTAGCGCGGCGGACGCCTTGCGCCCAGCCCAAGCTTGGCGCCGATCCTCCTGGATCCGTATCTTCGTCGTCGTGGCGGCACTGGCCGCGGTGGCACAGACGCCGCTGTTGCTCGGTATGCCTTATTGGGCGCTGTCGCTGCCTCTGGAACCCCTGATCGCGGCGCTGATCCTGCTGGCCCTGCCGCCGGAGCGTGCAAGGTGGCTGGTCTTGCCCTTGGCCGGCCTGCTGACGCTGGGGTGGCTGGTGCTGGCGATGGAACGCACGGCTTGGCAGGTCCTCGGCCGTCCGCTGAAGATCTGGCTCGATCTGCAACTGATTCAGCCGGCCTTGGAGCTGATCGGCGGTTCCATGACTCCGGGCATCGCCCTGCTGGTCGGCGTCGTTTTGCTCACGCTGCCGCCGACGCTGTTTTGGCTTTTCATCCTGCTGTGCCGCCGGCTCGCCGAGGTCCGCGCCCCGCGCCTGGCCATCGCGGGTACCGCTATGGCGCTGACCGGGATGGCCGCTGCGCCTCAGGTGCCCCAGCTGACCGTCAACTTCCTCTACGACGCCGTCAGCTCTCAGATCGACCGGACCCTGCGCGTGGCGGAGGAGCGCCCGCTTTTCCAGGCCCTGTTGGCCGAGGATCCGCTAGCCGGTCTGCTGGCCGCCTCCCCGACGGTCGGTCTCCTGCCGGGGATGGCGAACGCGGATGTCGTTCTTGTCTTCGTCGAGTCCTATGGCGAAGCGGCCCTGTTCGATCCCCGCTACGCGGGCCGGATCGGCGGGACCCTGGCGGAGATAGAGCGGGATCTCGACTCCGCCGGCCTGATGCAGGCGTCGGGCTGGTTGAAGTCTCCGACGATCGGCGGCCAGTCCTGGCTGGCGCACGCGAGTTTGATGAGCGGCCTCTGGATCGACACGCAGGATCGTTGGGACCTGCTGGTTGCGAGCGAACGGCGCCTGCTGACCCATCTCTTTTCGGCAGCTGGCTACGATACGGCCTTGGTCATGCCGGCCATTGTCAGAGCCTGGCCCGAAGCCGAATTCTTTGAGTTCGACCGCACCTACTTCAACGACGATATGGGCTATGCCGGGCCTCCCTACGCCTGGGTGACCATGCCCGATCAGTACACGCTCTCGGCGCTGGAGCGGGACATTCTGGCTGGGCAGGATCCTTCGCGCACGGCGCGGCCGCCGGTCTTCGCGCAGGTCGCGCTGATTTCCAGCCATGCGCCCTGGACGCCGATCCCGCCGGTGATCGACGATTGGTCGCGGATCGCCGACGGCGCGCTTTTCGCGGAGTGGTCAGAGCCTCCGATTCCACCGCAGGAGCTTTGGCTGGACGGTGAGGCGGTCCGGGCTGCCTATCTCGAGGCACTGGACTACGTCTTGCGCACCCTGGGAAGCTGGCTGCAACAGCCTTGGGAGCGACCGCGCCTGGTGCTGATCGTCGGCGATCATGAAGCCGGCGCCATCGTCTCGAGACGACACACGGAGGGCGCCGGACGAAAGGCGGGCTCGGGACCGGAAACCGGAAGTGTCGTGCCGCTTCACGCCATCAGTGACCGGCCGGACCTCGTCCTGCGCCTGCTGCAGGCCGGCCTTGCAGAGGGACTGCTTCCGCCGGTGCGGCAAAACGATAGTCTCCCGCTGCCCATGTCAGAGTTCCGTAACCTTCTCCTCGAGACCTTTGCCGCTCCTCTGGACGACGGTTCCGTCGGGTCGTGA
- a CDS encoding alpha/beta hydrolase: MTLDLEIQQFIALSEAAFPPDFATLALEEQRLRYSELCRRFAGRRPQGLSVRDLDAPGPAGDIRLRLYRPEAVERPGVLLYFHGGGYVFGDLDSHDAVCADLAAGSAAAVLSLDYRLAPEHRFPAAVEDARAGLTWLLQTAADLGLDPRRIAVGGDSAGGNLAAGLCFWACAQDLAPLAGQLLIYPDLGLAFEDPQRCRTPDAPGLSRADMRHYHESWLGSATTGEPSAAPLLNRDYAGLPPTFVQAVQYDPLRDDAEVYAERLSAARVSVRLDLQPGLIHGYLRARGMSAAARRAFAVVVSALADTIGHSAVTSAR; encoded by the coding sequence ATGACACTCGACCTCGAAATCCAGCAGTTCATCGCCCTGTCGGAGGCCGCTTTTCCGCCGGATTTCGCGACACTGGCGCTCGAAGAACAGCGCCTCCGCTATAGCGAATTGTGCCGCCGTTTCGCCGGTCGCAGACCTCAGGGCTTGTCGGTTCGAGACCTCGACGCGCCTGGCCCGGCGGGCGATATTCGCCTCAGACTGTACCGTCCCGAGGCTGTCGAACGGCCCGGCGTGCTGCTCTACTTTCACGGCGGTGGCTATGTCTTCGGCGACCTCGACAGCCACGATGCCGTCTGTGCCGATCTGGCTGCGGGCAGCGCCGCCGCCGTGCTGTCGCTCGACTACCGCCTCGCGCCCGAGCATCGCTTTCCGGCTGCCGTCGAGGATGCGCGTGCCGGCCTGACCTGGCTTCTGCAAACCGCCGCTGACCTCGGTTTGGACCCCAGGCGGATTGCCGTCGGCGGTGATTCGGCGGGCGGCAACCTGGCAGCCGGACTTTGCTTCTGGGCGTGCGCGCAGGATCTGGCGCCCTTGGCCGGGCAGCTTCTGATCTATCCGGACCTGGGCTTGGCCTTCGAAGATCCGCAGCGCTGCCGAACGCCGGATGCGCCGGGGCTCAGCCGGGCCGACATGCGCCACTACCACGAAAGCTGGCTGGGGAGCGCGACGACCGGAGAGCCCTCTGCTGCCCCGCTCTTGAACCGAGACTACGCCGGTTTGCCGCCGACCTTCGTTCAGGCGGTGCAGTACGATCCCTTGCGGGACGATGCGGAGGTCTATGCGGAGCGTTTGTCTGCCGCAAGAGTCTCCGTTCGTCTCGACCTGCAACCCGGCCTGATCCACGGCTACCTGCGTGCTCGCGGCATGAGCGCTGCCGCCAGACGGGCCTTCGCTGTCGTGGTTTCGGCGCTCGCGGATACGATCGGTCATTCAGCCGTCACCTCCGCTCGTTAG
- a CDS encoding alkaline phosphatase family protein produces the protein MVRQKVILVMIDALGDAVARAQCGYLMALVEAGQARLWRMQSVLPSLSMPAYTSLHSGTPPAEHGLVSNDLEVMAPVPHVFSIVREAGGVTAAVAERLYALLFNAAPFDDVEHLEVVEGAGWVTHGCFYTEVRHTRFNPSMLGDHDICNSATLLVRRHAPDYLLVHSAAADAVGHTFGADSFEYRHQVWNMDNELALAIPVWRAAGYRVLVTSDHGMSAEGRHGGAEEGMRPVPFWDICGREGGEMPETVSQLAVAPTILEIMGLPIPETMRGVSLV, from the coding sequence ATGGTTCGACAGAAAGTCATCCTGGTCATGATCGATGCGTTGGGCGATGCGGTGGCGCGCGCGCAGTGCGGTTATCTGATGGCCTTGGTCGAGGCCGGTCAGGCGCGCCTCTGGCGCATGCAGTCGGTGCTGCCCAGCCTGTCAATGCCGGCCTATACGTCGCTGCACAGCGGCACGCCTCCGGCGGAGCATGGTCTGGTCTCCAACGACCTGGAGGTCATGGCGCCGGTACCTCACGTCTTTTCCATCGTGCGCGAGGCGGGCGGGGTCACGGCGGCCGTGGCCGAACGGCTCTATGCCCTGCTGTTCAACGCCGCGCCCTTCGACGACGTCGAGCACCTGGAGGTGGTGGAAGGTGCGGGCTGGGTGACGCATGGCTGCTTCTACACCGAGGTCCGGCATACCCGCTTCAACCCCAGCATGCTCGGCGACCACGATATCTGTAACAGCGCGACTTTGCTGGTCCGCCGTCACGCGCCGGACTACCTGCTGGTCCATTCCGCAGCAGCCGACGCGGTCGGCCATACCTTCGGCGCGGACTCCTTCGAGTACCGGCACCAGGTCTGGAACATGGACAATGAGCTGGCCCTGGCGATTCCGGTCTGGCGCGCGGCGGGCTATCGGGTGCTGGTCACCTCCGACCATGGGATGAGCGCCGAGGGCCGCCACGGCGGGGCCGAGGAGGGCATGCGCCCAGTGCCCTTCTGGGACATCTGCGGCCGGGAGGGCGGCGAAATGCCCGAGACCGTCAGCCAGCTCGCGGTCGCTCCGACCATCCTCGAGATCATGGGCCTGCCAATCCCCGAGACGATGCGCGGCGTGTCGCTGGTTTAG
- a CDS encoding biotin transporter BioY — MAHAGIAQDTFASATLVNSLWPVEERAQRLGRDLVLALLGAAILTISAKIQMPMFPVPMTMQTYVVMVIAMAYGWQLGLATVGLYLAQGLVGLPVFATGGGFAYFAGPTGGYLIGFLVATLAMGWLAERGWDRRLLLVIPAVTLGTVIFFLCGVAWLSVLIGFDRALEAGLLPFVPGAAAKLVLAAATVPAAWHFVKRFRET, encoded by the coding sequence ATGGCACATGCTGGAATCGCACAAGACACCTTTGCCAGCGCAACGTTGGTGAATTCCCTCTGGCCGGTGGAGGAGCGCGCCCAGCGGTTGGGCCGCGATTTGGTGCTGGCGCTGCTGGGGGCGGCGATCCTGACGATCAGCGCCAAAATCCAGATGCCGATGTTCCCGGTGCCGATGACGATGCAGACCTATGTCGTGATGGTGATCGCCATGGCATACGGCTGGCAGTTGGGGCTGGCAACCGTCGGTCTCTATCTGGCCCAGGGCCTCGTCGGCCTGCCGGTCTTCGCGACGGGTGGGGGATTTGCCTATTTTGCCGGGCCGACCGGCGGCTATCTGATCGGTTTTCTGGTCGCGACCCTTGCGATGGGATGGCTGGCCGAACGCGGCTGGGACCGTCGTCTTCTGCTCGTGATCCCCGCTGTCACGCTGGGAACCGTCATCTTCTTCCTGTGCGGTGTCGCCTGGTTGTCGGTCCTCATCGGCTTCGACAGGGCCCTGGAGGCTGGGCTCCTGCCGTTCGTACCGGGGGCGGCGGCCAAGCTGGTCTTGGCGGCGGCGACCGTGCCGGCGGCCTGGCATTTCGTGAAGCGCTTCCGCGAAACCTGA
- a CDS encoding DUF7453 family protein, translating to MKLKALMAVSGMLVMLGTPAGAAVYDFSKVALTGETAPGTTGTFSRINLPTSLSDNGETAFRATLTGPGTSGANNQGIFSGSSGSVGLVARKGDVAPGTTATFNEFSSAPRLNANGETAFVASLRGSGANFSNNQAVFAETGGGLGLVARKGEAAPGTTETFNSFQTPRLNANGETAFVGFLSGSFAKGQGIFSGSGGSLGLVARTGDPVPGTTLTFRSLGLGDPSLNANGETAFRASLEGAGVTRANERAIFAETGGGLRMVARENDPAPDTAATFLSLSDPSLNANGETAFQAALTGTGVTRANDEGIFSESSGGLRLVARKGDAAPGTDAVFASFDAPSLNANGETAFQAALTGVGVTSMNDGGIFAETGGGLWLVVRKGDLFDIGGGDFRTISALSFAGAFNDAGGIAFFARFTDGTSGIFTAALSDSPAVVPVPAALPLFATALLGLGLLRRYRRASFGA from the coding sequence ATGAAACTCAAGGCACTTATGGCGGTTTCAGGCATGCTGGTGATGCTGGGAACTCCGGCCGGCGCCGCCGTCTACGACTTCAGTAAAGTCGCATTGACGGGCGAGACCGCGCCCGGCACGACCGGGACGTTTTCCAGAATTAATCTCCCCACCAGTCTGAGCGACAACGGCGAGACGGCGTTTCGTGCCACCCTGACCGGCCCAGGCACCAGTGGTGCGAACAATCAGGGCATCTTCAGCGGGTCCAGCGGCAGCGTGGGCCTGGTGGCACGTAAAGGCGATGTCGCGCCCGGCACGACCGCGACCTTCAACGAGTTTAGCTCCGCCCCCCGCCTGAACGCCAACGGCGAGACGGCTTTTGTGGCATCGCTTAGGGGCTCAGGCGCAAATTTCTCCAACAATCAGGCGGTCTTTGCCGAAACCGGCGGCGGACTGGGCTTGGTGGCGCGTAAGGGCGAGGCAGCGCCCGGCACGACCGAGACCTTCAACTCTTTTCAAACGCCCCGCCTGAACGCTAACGGCGAGACGGCGTTTGTAGGCTTCCTGAGCGGCAGCTTCGCGAAAGGTCAGGGCATCTTCAGCGGGTCCGGCGGCAGCCTGGGCCTGGTGGCGCGAACGGGGGACCCTGTGCCCGGCACGACATTGACGTTCCGCAGCCTTGGCCTCGGCGACCCCAGCCTGAACGCTAACGGCGAGACGGCGTTTCGCGCCAGCCTGGAGGGCGCGGGCGTCACCCGCGCGAACGAGCGGGCCATTTTCGCCGAGACCGGCGGCGGCCTAAGGATGGTAGCGCGCGAAAACGATCCTGCGCCCGACACGGCCGCGACCTTCCTGAGCCTTAGCGACCCCAGCCTGAACGCCAACGGCGAGACAGCGTTTCAGGCCGCCCTGACCGGCACTGGCGTCACCCGCGCGAACGATGAGGGCATCTTCAGCGAGTCGAGCGGCGGCCTCCGCCTGGTGGCGCGTAAGGGCGACGCCGCGCCCGGCACCGATGCCGTCTTCGCCTCCTTTGACGCCCCCAGCCTGAATGCCAACGGCGAGACAGCGTTTCAGGCCGCCCTGACCGGCGTCGGCGTCACCAGCATGAACGACGGGGGTATCTTCGCCGAAACCGGAGGCGGCCTGTGGCTCGTCGTTCGAAAGGGCGACCTGTTCGATATCGGCGGCGGCGACTTTCGGACCATCAGCGCTCTGTCTTTCGCGGGCGCCTTCAACGACGCCGGCGGAATCGCCTTTTTCGCGCGCTTTACCGACGGCACGAGCGGGATCTTCACGGCGGCCCTGTCGGACAGTCCGGCCGTCGTGCCCGTGCCGGCGGCCCTGCCGCTCTTCGCCACGGCACTGCTTGGCCTCGGCCTCCTTCGCCGTTATCGCCGGGCGTCGTTCGGTGCTTGA
- a CDS encoding MFS transporter, whose protein sequence is MSSSTAGRGVAVNSARLVTVVVLTTAVQTVGSWAVLSFPALATEIGSSLAVEPVFVGSLVSLVYGVAMLLSLVAGQTLRRYGACRQSQAALIAFALACAAAASGNSVGMLVAGLLLGIGYGLINPATSHLLAPVVPPERRNIVFSLKQTGVPLGGILAGLATPAVAVAFGWQTAIGSLALVSLLLATALAPLRPGLDDDRDANAPIFGRPLAGLSLVLRLSSLRWLSIAVFFLSAIQLSLGAYLVVFLVEEVGLGLVAAGALLAATQAAGFSGRLIWGWLADRLGDGNGVMLGLAAVMLLAALATTLVTPSWPLVAVSALFLVFGVAAIGWNGVFMAEIARLAPRGEVGNATAGALVLTFGGVLFGPSFFALAYAGIGSYALTFGGLALAALAAGISLVAGRKISSR, encoded by the coding sequence GTGAGCAGTTCCACGGCCGGCCGCGGGGTCGCGGTCAACTCCGCGCGTCTGGTCACGGTGGTGGTGCTGACCACGGCAGTGCAGACCGTCGGCTCATGGGCCGTGCTGTCCTTTCCGGCTCTGGCGACGGAGATCGGTAGCAGTCTGGCCGTGGAGCCGGTCTTCGTCGGATCGTTGGTGTCGCTCGTCTACGGCGTGGCCATGCTCCTGTCGCTGGTCGCGGGGCAGACCCTGCGCCGTTACGGCGCCTGCCGCCAGAGCCAGGCGGCCTTGATCGCCTTCGCACTCGCCTGCGCCGCCGCCGCCAGCGGCAATTCGGTCGGGATGCTTGTGGCGGGCCTGCTGCTCGGCATCGGCTACGGTCTGATCAATCCGGCTACGTCTCATCTGCTGGCCCCGGTCGTCCCGCCCGAGCGGCGCAATATCGTCTTCTCGCTCAAGCAGACCGGCGTTCCGCTCGGCGGCATCCTGGCTGGCCTGGCAACCCCGGCCGTGGCGGTCGCTTTCGGCTGGCAAACGGCAATCGGCAGTCTCGCTCTCGTCAGTCTGCTGCTGGCGACCGCGCTGGCGCCCTTGCGGCCCGGTCTGGACGATGACCGGGATGCCAATGCGCCGATATTCGGGCGTCCTCTCGCGGGTCTATCCCTGGTTTTGCGTCTGTCCTCGCTGCGTTGGCTGTCCATCGCCGTCTTCTTCCTCAGCGCCATTCAGCTCAGCCTCGGTGCCTATCTGGTGGTCTTTCTGGTCGAGGAAGTCGGGCTCGGTCTCGTTGCGGCCGGCGCGTTGCTGGCGGCGACCCAGGCGGCCGGTTTCTCCGGGCGCCTCATCTGGGGGTGGCTGGCCGACCGGTTGGGTGATGGAAACGGCGTCATGCTTGGACTGGCTGCGGTCATGCTGCTCGCGGCCCTGGCGACGACGCTGGTGACGCCCTCCTGGCCGCTCGTCGCCGTCTCCGCGCTCTTCCTGGTCTTCGGTGTCGCGGCGATCGGTTGGAACGGCGTTTTCATGGCCGAGATCGCGCGGCTCGCGCCGCGCGGCGAAGTCGGCAACGCAACGGCCGGTGCCCTGGTTCTGACCTTCGGCGGCGTTCTCTTCGGACCATCGTTCTTCGCCTTAGCCTATGCCGGGATCGGCAGCTACGCCCTGACCTTCGGTGGTTTGGCTTTGGCAGCTCTCGCAGCCGGCATATCCTTGGTTGCAGGCCGCAAGATTTCTTCACGTTGA
- a CDS encoding dienelactone hydrolase family protein, which translates to MPHRLLALLLPILLLGFFTDARPTAAAEPRLPALWPDLDDLGGPDGTAIAFPSSSPYTLADAASAPPEEAVGRLYLPQEASADAPVPAVVLLHGAGGVISTREPTYARQLASLGVAALVVDSFAARRDRAAGFVERLLEITEVMLVADAYAALAYLESRPEVDADRVVLTGFSYGGMASTFALYSQVAEALSLNGRRFAGHVAFYAPCIARFARTETTGAPLLMLWGDGDAIVDPDRCAEIAGDLEAGGSSVERIVYPGAVHQWDGRFQGPRTIGRNLAPCSFRVDEDGVAWDRSTFLPMLNRLLRQTSLGLCTDSGGYMIGRDDAVRSRSNADFATFLEQVFFATR; encoded by the coding sequence ATGCCGCACCGACTGCTCGCCTTGCTCCTGCCCATTCTGCTGTTAGGGTTCTTCACGGACGCGCGCCCGACTGCCGCGGCGGAACCGCGGCTGCCCGCGCTGTGGCCGGATCTCGACGATCTCGGCGGTCCAGACGGCACGGCCATCGCCTTCCCCAGCAGCAGCCCCTACACCCTGGCGGACGCCGCTTCCGCCCCGCCGGAGGAGGCTGTGGGCCGCCTCTACCTGCCCCAGGAGGCCTCAGCCGACGCACCCGTGCCTGCCGTCGTCCTTCTGCACGGTGCCGGCGGCGTCATCTCGACGCGCGAGCCCACCTATGCCCGACAGCTTGCCAGTCTGGGCGTTGCCGCTTTGGTGGTCGATTCCTTCGCCGCACGGCGGGATCGCGCCGCCGGCTTCGTCGAACGGCTGCTGGAAATCACCGAGGTGATGCTGGTGGCCGACGCCTACGCCGCCCTGGCCTATCTGGAGTCGCGGCCGGAGGTCGATGCAGATCGGGTGGTGCTGACCGGCTTCTCCTACGGCGGCATGGCCAGCACTTTCGCCCTCTACAGCCAGGTGGCCGAAGCCTTATCACTCAACGGCCGGCGCTTCGCAGGGCACGTCGCCTTCTACGCCCCCTGTATCGCCCGCTTCGCCCGAACGGAGACTACGGGCGCGCCGCTTCTGATGCTCTGGGGCGACGGCGACGCCATCGTCGATCCCGACCGCTGTGCCGAAATCGCGGGTGACCTGGAAGCCGGCGGCAGCAGCGTCGAACGGATCGTCTACCCAGGCGCGGTGCACCAGTGGGACGGTCGTTTCCAGGGACCCCGTACAATCGGGCGCAACCTCGCCCCCTGCAGCTTCCGGGTCGACGAAGACGGCGTCGCCTGGGACCGCAGCACCTTCCTGCCCATGCTGAACCGGCTGCTGCGCCAGACGTCGCTGGGCCTCTGCACGGACAGCGGAGGGTACATGATCGGGCGGGACGACGCGGTGCGCAGCCGTTCCAACGCCGATTTCGCGACCTTCCTGGAGCAGGTCTTCTTCGCCACCCGATAA
- a CDS encoding aldehyde dehydrogenase family protein, with protein MPDASTLVTQTDPRALVRELEGKHLIDGALVPAASGGTFDVVNPANLQVIGQTAEGDAEDVARAVEAAVRAQKAWAETPARERGKLIVECGRLLEQHKEELAKLVALETGKALRTESRVEAGVLADAFVFYGGLASELKGESVPFDPNMLTVTSREPIGVVGAIIPWNVPMMLMAFKIAPALVAGNAVVVKSAEEAPYAVLRVCQIMNQVLPKGLFNLLSGFGPECGQPLVAHPKVGKITFTGSVEAGKAVYRTAAEKLIPVTLELGGKSPMIVMADADLDRAVAGAAAGMRFTRQGQSCTASSRIFVQRNLRDAFVERLKAKVDGMVMGDPLDEATDIGTIVSQQQFERVKSYIAQGKAEGGTAHLCSQIPADEALSRGYYVQPVIFTDLPADSRLITEEIFGPVTCVIAFDDYEEVIAAANDSVYGLAATIWTSDLKTALDATKRLEAGFVQVNQNLVVMPNLSYGGIKQSGLGKEASLEAMLENFTYKKTIIFNME; from the coding sequence ATGCCCGACGCTTCCACCTTGGTGACTCAGACCGACCCCCGCGCGCTGGTGCGCGAACTGGAGGGCAAGCACCTGATCGACGGCGCCCTTGTGCCTGCCGCAAGCGGCGGCACCTTCGACGTCGTCAATCCCGCCAACCTGCAGGTGATCGGCCAGACCGCCGAAGGCGACGCCGAGGACGTGGCCCGCGCCGTCGAGGCTGCCGTCCGCGCCCAAAAGGCCTGGGCCGAAACTCCCGCCCGCGAGCGCGGTAAGCTGATCGTCGAGTGCGGTCGCCTGCTGGAGCAGCACAAGGAAGAGCTGGCCAAGCTGGTGGCGTTGGAGACCGGCAAGGCCCTGCGAACCGAAAGCCGGGTCGAGGCGGGCGTTCTGGCCGACGCCTTCGTCTTCTACGGCGGACTGGCCAGCGAGTTGAAGGGCGAGTCCGTTCCCTTCGATCCGAACATGCTGACTGTGACCTCCCGCGAGCCGATCGGGGTGGTCGGGGCGATCATCCCCTGGAACGTCCCGATGATGCTGATGGCCTTCAAGATCGCGCCGGCCCTGGTCGCGGGCAACGCCGTGGTGGTCAAGTCGGCCGAGGAGGCGCCCTACGCGGTCCTGCGGGTCTGTCAGATCATGAACCAAGTCCTCCCCAAGGGCCTGTTCAATCTGCTGTCCGGCTTCGGACCCGAGTGCGGCCAGCCGCTGGTCGCTCACCCCAAGGTCGGCAAGATCACCTTCACCGGCTCGGTGGAGGCCGGCAAGGCGGTCTACCGCACCGCCGCCGAGAAGCTGATCCCGGTGACCCTTGAGCTGGGCGGCAAGTCGCCGATGATCGTGATGGCCGACGCGGACCTGGACAGGGCCGTCGCCGGTGCCGCCGCCGGCATGCGCTTCACCCGCCAGGGCCAATCCTGTACCGCCTCCAGCCGGATCTTCGTGCAGCGCAACCTGCGCGACGCCTTCGTCGAAAGACTCAAAGCCAAGGTCGACGGCATGGTGATGGGCGATCCGCTGGACGAAGCGACCGACATCGGGACCATCGTGAGTCAGCAGCAGTTCGAGCGGGTGAAGTCCTACATCGCCCAGGGCAAGGCCGAGGGGGGAACGGCGCACCTCTGTTCGCAGATCCCGGCGGACGAAGCCCTGTCGCGCGGCTACTACGTACAGCCGGTGATTTTCACCGACCTGCCGGCGGACTCCCGCCTGATCACGGAGGAGATCTTCGGCCCGGTGACCTGCGTGATCGCCTTCGACGACTACGAGGAGGTGATCGCGGCGGCCAACGACAGCGTCTACGGTCTCGCCGCCACGATCTGGACCAGCGACCTCAAGACCGCGCTGGACGCGACCAAGCGGCTGGAGGCCGGCTTCGTCCAGGTCAACCAGAACCTGGTGGTCATGCCGAACCTTTCCTACGGCGGTATCAAGCAGTCGGGTCTCGGCAAGGAAGCCTCGCTGGAGGCCATGCTGGAGAACTTCACCTACAAGAAGACCATCATCTTCAACATGGAGTGA